A window of Raineyella sp. W15-4 contains these coding sequences:
- the ppdK gene encoding pyruvate, phosphate dikinase translates to MTDQAPHSRYIYDLAEGNADMKPLLGGKGAGVAEMHRIGVPVPDAFTVTTTACVETMRTGEWPATLWSEIEAAMHRLEERTGRTLGGSEKPLLVSVRSGAVQSMPGMMDTILNLGINDASVEALGVEAGNPRFAWDSYRRFIQMYGEVVEGIAPHIYEDALTAMKQAKGVASDTDLTTEDLQELVAEFKELSTQALGGAWSTDPREQLRRAVDAVFKSWNNPRAEVYRKANNISADLGTAVNVMQMVFGNMGDTSATGVCFTRNPSTGAKELYGEFLTNAQGEDVVSGIRTPRPLEEMEQVLPEAYHQLIDTMARMEKHYRDMQDMEFTVQDEKLYMLQTRNGKRTARAAIKVAGDLVDEGIIDKQEAVRRIEPGQLDQLMHPGIDPDAKPEPVTVGLNASPGAAVGAVVFDADTAEERGKAGEDVVLVRWETTPDDIHGVIQAQGVLTSHGGMTSHAAVVARGMGRPCVAGAHELIIDAANKVFTINGRSWHEGDVISIDGSTGEVFDGAVKLIPPSMSEDFERIIGWADEVKALIVRANADNGPDAAKAREFGAQGIGLCRTEHMFMDEVRLPAVQRMILADNEAERAAALTEILPLQQSDFEAIFEAMSGLPVNIRLLDPPLHEFLPGLVEQNLKVQALQLGGAPAEELAPEEALLSRVKKLSEANPMLGTRGCRLSLLYPEIPDMQTKAIVRAAIAVKKRGFDPIVEIMVPLVAFPEELKRLREIIVRVADEEIAAGGVPLEYTVGTMIELPRAALVADQIAEYADFFSFGTNDLTQTGIGLSRDDAEGSFLNAYIDNDIIPANPFAQIDRDGVGELVRIGVAKGRSTKPTLKTGVCGEHGGDPQSIELFNEIGMNYVSCSPFRVPIARLAAARAALGQHEA, encoded by the coding sequence ATGACTGATCAGGCCCCCCACAGCCGCTACATCTACGACCTCGCCGAGGGTAACGCTGACATGAAGCCCCTCCTCGGCGGCAAGGGCGCCGGTGTGGCCGAGATGCACCGGATCGGTGTCCCGGTGCCCGACGCGTTCACCGTCACCACCACCGCGTGCGTGGAGACCATGAGGACCGGCGAGTGGCCGGCCACCCTGTGGAGCGAGATCGAGGCCGCCATGCACCGCCTCGAGGAGCGTACGGGTCGTACCCTCGGCGGGTCGGAGAAGCCGCTGCTGGTCTCCGTCCGGTCCGGTGCCGTGCAGTCCATGCCGGGGATGATGGACACCATCCTCAACCTCGGCATCAACGACGCCTCGGTCGAGGCGCTCGGCGTCGAGGCCGGCAACCCGCGCTTCGCCTGGGACTCCTACCGCCGCTTCATCCAGATGTACGGCGAGGTCGTCGAGGGCATCGCCCCGCACATCTACGAGGACGCCCTGACCGCGATGAAGCAGGCCAAGGGGGTCGCCAGCGACACCGACCTGACCACCGAGGACCTGCAGGAGCTGGTGGCCGAGTTCAAGGAGCTGTCCACCCAGGCGCTGGGCGGTGCCTGGTCGACCGACCCGAGGGAGCAGCTGCGTCGCGCGGTCGATGCCGTCTTCAAGTCCTGGAACAATCCGCGCGCCGAGGTCTACCGCAAGGCGAACAACATCTCCGCCGACCTGGGCACCGCGGTCAACGTGATGCAGATGGTGTTCGGCAACATGGGCGACACCTCCGCCACCGGCGTGTGCTTCACCCGCAACCCCTCCACCGGCGCCAAGGAGCTCTACGGCGAGTTCCTCACCAACGCCCAGGGCGAGGACGTCGTCTCCGGCATCCGGACGCCGCGGCCGCTGGAGGAGATGGAGCAGGTGCTGCCGGAGGCCTACCACCAGCTCATCGACACGATGGCCCGGATGGAGAAGCACTACCGGGACATGCAGGACATGGAGTTCACCGTCCAGGACGAGAAGCTCTACATGCTGCAGACCCGCAACGGGAAGCGGACCGCCCGGGCAGCGATCAAGGTCGCCGGTGACCTCGTCGACGAGGGCATCATCGACAAGCAGGAGGCCGTCCGGCGGATCGAGCCGGGCCAGCTGGACCAGCTGATGCACCCCGGCATCGACCCGGACGCCAAGCCGGAGCCGGTCACCGTCGGCCTGAACGCCTCCCCGGGCGCCGCGGTCGGCGCGGTCGTCTTCGACGCCGACACCGCCGAGGAGCGTGGTAAGGCGGGGGAGGACGTCGTCCTGGTCCGCTGGGAGACCACCCCCGATGACATCCACGGCGTGATCCAGGCCCAGGGTGTGCTGACCTCCCACGGCGGCATGACCTCGCACGCCGCCGTCGTCGCCCGCGGCATGGGCCGGCCCTGTGTCGCCGGCGCCCACGAGCTCATCATCGACGCCGCCAACAAGGTCTTCACCATCAACGGCCGCAGCTGGCACGAGGGCGATGTCATCTCCATCGACGGATCGACCGGCGAGGTGTTCGACGGGGCGGTGAAGCTGATCCCGCCGTCGATGAGCGAGGACTTCGAACGGATCATCGGCTGGGCCGACGAGGTCAAGGCACTGATCGTCCGTGCCAACGCCGACAACGGCCCGGATGCCGCGAAGGCGCGCGAGTTCGGCGCCCAGGGCATCGGCCTGTGCCGGACCGAGCACATGTTCATGGACGAGGTCCGGCTGCCCGCCGTGCAGCGGATGATCCTCGCCGACAACGAGGCGGAACGGGCCGCGGCGCTGACCGAGATCCTGCCGCTGCAGCAGTCCGATTTCGAGGCGATCTTCGAGGCGATGAGCGGCCTGCCGGTCAACATCCGGCTGCTGGACCCGCCGCTGCACGAGTTCCTGCCCGGCCTGGTCGAGCAGAACCTCAAGGTCCAGGCGCTGCAGCTCGGCGGTGCCCCCGCCGAGGAGCTGGCCCCGGAGGAGGCGCTGCTGTCCCGGGTCAAGAAGCTGTCCGAGGCGAACCCGATGCTGGGCACCCGCGGCTGCCGGCTGTCGCTGCTCTACCCGGAGATCCCGGACATGCAGACGAAGGCCATCGTCCGTGCCGCGATCGCGGTGAAGAAGCGCGGCTTCGACCCGATCGTCGAGATCATGGTCCCGCTGGTCGCCTTCCCGGAGGAGCTCAAGCGGCTGCGGGAGATCATCGTCCGGGTCGCCGACGAGGAGATCGCCGCCGGCGGCGTCCCGCTGGAGTACACGGTCGGCACGATGATCGAACTGCCGCGGGCCGCCCTGGTCGCTGACCAGATCGCCGAGTACGCCGACTTCTTCAGCTTCGGCACCAACGACCTGACCCAGACCGGTATCGGGCTCTCGCGTGACGACGCCGAGGGCTCGTTCCTCAACGCCTACATCGACAACGACATCATCCCGGCCAATCCGTTCGCCCAGATCGACCGAGACGGCGTCGGTGAGCTGGTCCGGATCGGCGTGGCGAAGGGCCGCAGCACGAAGCCGACCCTCAAGACCGGGGTCTGCGGCGAGCACGGCGGCGACCCGCAGTCGATCGAGCTGTTCAACGAGATCGGCATGAACTACGTGTCCTGCTCCCCGTTCCGGGTCCCGATCGCCCGCCTGGCCGCCGCTCGTGCGGCGCTGGGGCAGCACGAGGCCTGA
- a CDS encoding FHA domain-containing protein, with the protein MVQDPRQAGAPEGGETIGSWRVTYAPGDWVVLAGPDALVVMPPAPARVTEFVTAVWESIVPAVSIDDLVAELGRAGVTEMPDMAALFWDAGSMHSLVRGRLRVVDTASGEVIATGEGVRTWSESGLGDVRSVRVEAVDGGVPPDDVLYLPLVVGAVRAHSLLVETSPERLVAAPVPPPRAAVGQPSAGRPAVGGEPVHGQVYDPMHPENDEPAHHTAGLPAVALGGAAAGAGAAAAAAGTAGTAVPAPAPAPAPTTAPAPVPVPAPITAGQGAVGPDAATQLIGGVPSEEVTQLLGQGGPAGRPSAGAEPTGQGTSVEPMPVMALLRPITGAPVAVDRMVLIGRAPSPDRAGPGVVARLMTVPSPSHDISRTHVKVEPVGRTVQVTDLHSTNGTVLITGPIGGDPSLAGQRHQLVPGEPVAVQPGWILDLGDGVTILIDRA; encoded by the coding sequence ATGGTTCAGGACCCGCGGCAGGCCGGCGCCCCGGAGGGCGGCGAGACGATCGGCTCCTGGCGCGTGACGTACGCGCCGGGCGACTGGGTGGTGCTCGCCGGCCCCGATGCGCTGGTCGTGATGCCACCAGCCCCCGCCCGGGTGACGGAGTTCGTCACCGCGGTGTGGGAGAGCATCGTCCCCGCCGTGTCGATCGACGACCTCGTCGCAGAGCTGGGGCGGGCCGGTGTCACCGAGATGCCCGACATGGCCGCGCTGTTCTGGGACGCCGGGTCGATGCACAGCCTGGTCCGCGGCCGGCTGCGGGTCGTCGACACCGCCTCGGGCGAGGTGATCGCCACCGGCGAGGGGGTCCGCACCTGGAGCGAGAGCGGCCTGGGCGACGTACGCTCCGTCCGGGTCGAGGCCGTCGACGGGGGAGTGCCGCCCGACGACGTGCTCTACCTGCCGCTGGTCGTCGGTGCCGTACGCGCCCACTCGCTGCTGGTCGAGACCAGTCCGGAGCGCTTGGTCGCCGCGCCGGTCCCGCCGCCCCGGGCCGCGGTCGGCCAGCCGTCCGCGGGGCGCCCGGCCGTCGGGGGCGAGCCCGTCCATGGCCAGGTCTACGACCCGATGCACCCCGAGAACGACGAACCGGCCCACCACACCGCGGGCCTGCCCGCGGTGGCGCTCGGTGGCGCTGCCGCAGGCGCCGGTGCGGCCGCGGCGGCTGCGGGTACGGCCGGTACCGCCGTCCCGGCTCCGGCGCCGGCACCTGCGCCGACCACCGCGCCGGCCCCGGTCCCGGTGCCTGCTCCGATCACCGCCGGGCAGGGAGCCGTCGGCCCGGACGCCGCCACCCAGCTGATCGGCGGGGTGCCCAGCGAGGAGGTCACCCAGCTCCTCGGGCAGGGCGGCCCTGCCGGCCGGCCGTCCGCGGGCGCGGAGCCTACGGGGCAGGGCACCAGCGTCGAGCCGATGCCGGTGATGGCCCTGTTGCGCCCGATCACCGGAGCGCCGGTCGCCGTCGACCGGATGGTGCTGATCGGCCGGGCGCCGAGCCCGGACCGTGCCGGTCCGGGGGTGGTGGCGAGGCTGATGACCGTCCCCAGTCCGTCGCACGACATCAGCCGTACGCACGTGAAGGTCGAGCCGGTGGGACGAACGGTCCAGGTCACCGACCTGCACTCCACGAACGGCACGGTGCTGATCACCGGACCGATCGGTGGGGACCCCTCCCTCGCCGGGCAGCGTCACCAGCTGGTCCCCGGTGAGCCGGTGGCCGTGCAGCCCGGGTGGATCCTCGATCTCGGGGACGGCGTGACGATCCTGATCGACCGCGCTTGA
- a CDS encoding TerC family protein codes for MEVSGLTWTLTTLFVVGMLLFDFLFHARKPHTPGIRESALWSALYVSIALAFGLFVLATWGGHYATQYYAGYITELSLSVDNLFVFLIIMASFKVPRQSQQEVLLFGIVVSLVFRSALIFVGAGLINAFAWVFYIFGVILLVTAGSTLKEALSDDEEESENFFIRLVRRIFHTSDTYDGNKLFTRVDGRRVMTPMLLVMIAIGGTDVLFALDSIPAIFGLTQEVFLVFTAVVFSLMGLKQLFFLIDGLLDRLIYLSYGLAAILGFIAVKLILHALHQNNLPFINDGEQVKVIEITTQMSLIFIVGVLAITVASSLLSPRGRAMAIIRATEDLAERYLALPAEAPVEERTRINNQLAAKLGKMPQIPDHLKSELIENEQHYRDLVRRAHGQHEQYMARAAHRSR; via the coding sequence ATGGAGGTTTCCGGCCTCACCTGGACGCTCACCACTCTCTTCGTGGTGGGGATGCTGCTCTTCGACTTCCTCTTCCACGCCCGCAAGCCGCACACTCCCGGCATCCGGGAATCGGCGCTGTGGTCCGCGCTGTACGTGTCGATCGCGCTGGCGTTCGGCCTGTTCGTCCTCGCCACCTGGGGCGGGCACTATGCCACCCAGTACTACGCCGGCTACATCACCGAACTGTCGCTCAGCGTCGACAACCTCTTCGTCTTCCTCATCATCATGGCCTCGTTCAAGGTGCCGCGGCAGTCCCAGCAGGAGGTGCTGCTCTTCGGCATCGTGGTCTCGCTGGTCTTCCGGTCCGCGCTGATCTTCGTCGGCGCCGGGCTGATCAACGCCTTCGCCTGGGTCTTCTACATCTTCGGCGTGATCCTGTTGGTGACGGCGGGCTCGACCCTCAAGGAGGCTCTCTCCGACGACGAGGAGGAGAGTGAGAACTTCTTCATCCGGCTGGTCCGCCGGATCTTCCACACCTCCGACACGTACGACGGCAACAAGCTGTTCACCCGGGTCGACGGCCGGCGGGTGATGACCCCGATGCTGCTGGTGATGATTGCGATCGGCGGCACCGACGTGCTGTTCGCCCTCGACTCCATCCCGGCGATCTTCGGGCTGACCCAGGAGGTGTTCCTGGTCTTCACCGCCGTGGTGTTCTCGCTGATGGGGCTCAAGCAGCTGTTCTTCCTGATCGACGGGCTGCTGGACCGGCTGATCTACCTGTCGTACGGGTTGGCGGCGATCCTCGGCTTCATCGCGGTGAAGCTGATCCTGCACGCCCTGCACCAGAACAACCTGCCGTTCATCAACGACGGCGAGCAGGTGAAGGTCATCGAGATCACCACCCAGATGTCGCTGATCTTCATCGTCGGCGTGCTGGCGATCACCGTGGCCAGCTCGCTGCTCAGCCCGCGTGGCCGCGCCATGGCGATCATCCGGGCCACCGAGGACCTGGCCGAGCGCTACCTGGCGCTGCCCGCCGAGGCGCCGGTCGAGGAGCGGACCCGGATCAACAACCAGCTCGCCGCCAAGCTCGGCAAGATGCCGCAGATCCCCGACCACCTGAAGTCGGAACTGATCGAGAACGAGCAGCACTACCGCGACCTGGTCCGCCGGGCCCACGGTCAGCACGAGCAGTACATGGCCCGGGCGGCCCACCGTTCGCGGTGA
- a CDS encoding class I SAM-dependent methyltransferase → MHTLDAVDDLILAEAAVAEIPAPKTPAPDAPVLVLEAPAVAAELARRGRAVLHRSDLLADEAWLSPEDGPSLAGRPPADREDAVQPSVVDAWDDPRLADVRLVLLRLPANLNALDELAEAIAAHCHPEVRLVAGARVKHMTRGMNEVLAAHFADVRASLGVRKCRVLHAAAPLPGSRTTAPSWPRSARLAELDLTVVAYGATFAGTRLDLGTRLLVDRIAALRPASGTDRAVDLGCGSGILAAVLARNGWRVTGVDTSRAAVAATAATAAANGLAVPVRRADALADWPAADLDLVVCNPPFHVGTAKDSTPAFRMIRTAARALRPGGELWCVYNAHLPYLPTLRRDVGPAEIVVRDRSYLVTRSIRA, encoded by the coding sequence GTGCACACCCTGGATGCCGTCGACGACCTGATCCTGGCCGAAGCGGCCGTGGCGGAGATCCCGGCCCCGAAGACACCGGCCCCCGACGCCCCGGTCCTGGTCCTCGAGGCGCCGGCCGTGGCCGCCGAGCTCGCCCGCCGTGGCCGGGCGGTGCTGCACCGCTCCGACCTGCTGGCCGACGAGGCCTGGCTGTCCCCAGAAGACGGCCCATCGCTCGCCGGACGGCCACCCGCCGACCGGGAGGACGCGGTTCAGCCGTCTGTCGTCGACGCCTGGGACGACCCGCGGCTGGCCGACGTACGACTCGTGTTGCTCCGGCTGCCCGCGAACCTGAATGCGCTCGACGAACTGGCCGAGGCGATCGCCGCGCACTGCCACCCGGAGGTCCGGCTCGTCGCCGGGGCCCGGGTGAAGCACATGACCCGCGGTATGAACGAGGTGCTCGCCGCGCACTTCGCCGACGTGCGGGCGAGCCTGGGGGTCCGCAAGTGCCGGGTGCTGCACGCCGCCGCGCCACTGCCCGGGTCCCGGACCACCGCACCGAGCTGGCCGCGCTCCGCCAGGCTCGCCGAGCTCGACCTGACGGTGGTGGCGTACGGCGCCACCTTCGCCGGAACCCGGCTCGACCTCGGCACCCGGCTGCTGGTGGACCGGATCGCCGCGCTGCGGCCAGCATCGGGAACGGACCGAGCGGTGGACCTGGGCTGCGGTTCGGGCATCCTGGCCGCGGTGCTGGCCCGGAACGGCTGGCGGGTCACCGGGGTGGACACCTCCCGGGCCGCCGTTGCGGCCACCGCCGCCACCGCCGCGGCGAACGGTCTGGCGGTCCCCGTCCGCCGCGCCGACGCCCTGGCCGACTGGCCGGCCGCCGACCTCGATCTGGTGGTGTGCAACCCGCCCTTCCACGTCGGGACGGCGAAGGACTCCACCCCGGCCTTCCGGATGATCCGGACCGCCGCCCGGGCCCTGCGCCCCGGTGGCGAGCTGTGGTGTGTCTACAACGCGCATCTGCCCTACCTGCCGACCCTGCGCCGGGACGTCGGACCGGCCGAGATCGTCGTCCGGGACCGCAGCTACCTGGTGACCCGGAGCATCCGGGCCTGA
- a CDS encoding TerC family protein, protein MEVSPLLWTLTVALIVGMLAFDFFFHARTPHVPGLRESAVWSAAYVGIALVFGLFVWAVAGGDFAGQYYAGYLTEKALSVDNLFVFLIIMASFAVPRQYQEEVLLFGIAFSLVARTGLILVGAGLIDAFAWIFYLFGAILLVTAGSTLKGAIAPAEDEGDSAVIRLVRRIFRTSAGYDGNKLFTRVDGHRVMTPMLLVMIAIGGTDLLFALDSIPAIFGLTQETYLVFTAVAFSLLGLKQLYFLIDGLLDRLIYLSYGLSAILAFIAVKLGLHALHENNLPFVNDGEPVHVVEVTTQLSLGVIVGVLVVTVLASLLSRRGRAMAVIAATESLSERYLALGEDADAAHRQAIRQRLARQLERMPTVPDDLKEDLIADKRHFLDLLDRVHDTGLDTSRALPPRPRTGHP, encoded by the coding sequence ATGGAGGTCTCGCCGCTCCTCTGGACACTCACCGTCGCCCTCATCGTCGGCATGCTGGCGTTCGACTTCTTCTTCCACGCCCGGACGCCGCACGTCCCCGGTCTGCGCGAGTCCGCCGTCTGGTCGGCGGCATACGTCGGGATCGCCCTGGTCTTCGGTCTGTTCGTCTGGGCCGTCGCCGGTGGGGACTTCGCCGGGCAGTACTACGCCGGCTATCTCACCGAGAAGGCGCTGAGCGTCGACAACCTCTTCGTCTTCCTCATCATCATGGCCTCGTTCGCGGTGCCACGGCAGTACCAGGAGGAAGTGCTGCTCTTCGGCATCGCCTTCTCCCTGGTGGCCCGGACCGGCCTGATCCTCGTCGGCGCCGGCCTGATCGACGCCTTCGCCTGGATCTTCTACCTCTTCGGCGCGATCCTCCTGGTCACCGCCGGCTCGACCCTCAAGGGCGCCATCGCCCCCGCAGAGGACGAGGGGGACAGCGCCGTCATCCGGCTGGTCCGCCGGATCTTCCGCACCTCGGCAGGCTACGACGGCAACAAGCTGTTCACCCGGGTCGACGGCCACCGGGTGATGACCCCGATGCTGCTGGTGATGATCGCCATCGGCGGCACCGATCTGCTGTTCGCGCTCGACTCCATTCCGGCGATCTTCGGCCTGACCCAGGAGACCTACCTCGTCTTCACCGCGGTGGCGTTCTCCCTGCTCGGCCTCAAGCAGCTCTACTTCCTGATCGACGGCCTGCTGGACCGGCTGATCTACCTGTCGTACGGGCTCTCGGCGATCCTCGCCTTCATCGCGGTCAAGCTCGGCCTGCACGCGCTGCACGAGAACAACCTCCCGTTCGTCAACGACGGTGAGCCGGTGCACGTCGTCGAGGTGACCACCCAGCTGTCCCTCGGGGTGATCGTCGGCGTGCTGGTGGTGACGGTGCTGGCCTCGCTGCTCAGCCGGCGCGGCCGGGCGATGGCGGTGATCGCCGCCACCGAGTCGCTGTCCGAGCGCTACCTCGCCCTCGGCGAGGACGCCGACGCGGCCCACCGGCAGGCGATCCGGCAGCGCCTCGCCCGCCAACTGGAGCGGATGCCCACCGTCCCCGACGACCTCAAGGAGGACCTGATCGCCGACAAGCGCCACTTCCTCGACCTGCTCGACCGGGTGCACGACACCGGGCTGGACACCAGCCGCGCCCTGCCACCGCGCCCCCGGACCGGGCACCCCTGA
- a CDS encoding PP2C family protein-serine/threonine phosphatase translates to METLTYAARTDKGPVRPENQDAVLADPPVFLVADGIGGQAGGGLASSAIVEEFRALAGRQLDVDTVSAAVRAAHQRVVALHADTPGAGSTLCAVVAVRVEEEDQWMVLNVGDSRCYLVHGEVDGAAGEGDAEPRVVTQVTVDHSLVQELIDAGVLDPADAELMPLRNVITRAMGSEQESEADVRLLPIVPGQRLMLCTDGLVNAVPMAEIEDVLIGRAETESACQTLLDLALGYGARDNVSVVVVDVQDGR, encoded by the coding sequence GTGGAGACACTGACCTACGCGGCACGGACCGACAAGGGGCCGGTGCGCCCGGAGAACCAGGACGCCGTCCTGGCGGACCCACCGGTGTTCCTCGTCGCCGACGGCATCGGCGGTCAGGCCGGCGGCGGACTGGCCAGTAGCGCGATCGTCGAGGAGTTCCGGGCGCTGGCCGGTCGGCAGCTCGACGTCGACACCGTGTCGGCCGCGGTGCGGGCCGCCCACCAGCGGGTGGTCGCCCTGCACGCCGACACCCCGGGGGCGGGCAGCACGCTGTGCGCGGTCGTCGCCGTACGCGTCGAGGAGGAGGACCAGTGGATGGTGCTCAACGTCGGCGATTCCCGCTGCTACCTGGTACACGGTGAGGTCGACGGCGCCGCGGGTGAGGGCGACGCGGAGCCGCGGGTGGTCACCCAGGTAACCGTCGACCATTCGCTGGTGCAGGAGCTGATCGATGCGGGGGTCCTCGACCCGGCCGATGCCGAACTGATGCCGCTGCGCAACGTCATCACCCGGGCGATGGGCTCGGAACAGGAGTCCGAGGCGGACGTACGGCTGTTGCCGATCGTCCCCGGGCAGCGCCTGATGCTGTGCACCGACGGCCTGGTCAACGCCGTCCCGATGGCCGAGATCGAGGACGTGCTGATCGGTCGGGCGGAGACGGAATCGGCCTGTCAGACCCTGCTTGATCTCGCGTTGGGTTACGGTGCTCGTGACAATGTGTCGGTAGTTGTTGTCGATGTACAGGATGGGCGTTGA
- a CDS encoding ROK family protein — MRQGSLREANLELITRHVFAHGEGDAPISRARLAEEARLTRSTSSRLVDALIEGRILEALPPVNTAGRGRPAVPLIPARNSYVGLGLEIGVGLLAARLVDLSGRVLAESLDEAAPAGAEPGKVLRHLGVMVREILDDLAPGLILAGATLSVPGLVDRRDGRLLVAPNLGWTDLDPYPFLAPVIGPQVDFHIGNSANLAARAVAQTRPGCPGPWPSFVYLHGEIGVGAAIRLDGREFLGAHGWAGEIGHMTVDPAGPECRCGSHGCLEQYVGRLSLLQAAGLPPRASIHTLSSRLESGEPVAVQAVDAAGHALGSVLSSVVNLLDLPTLMLGGDLAVIGEHLRGPIAEEMKHRLLSDPLAAPEVVLAPVGTALAATGAAYEALDRVILEPARWLHSEGEPEEPGECDDADRDDTEGDTGGDGAGDREGINRDDDRGDGRPDGDGDGDRDGGAGEAGAGGPEGGVRAPTGRGPHPAGSVWR; from the coding sequence GTGCGACAGGGGTCCTTGCGGGAGGCCAATCTGGAGTTGATCACCCGGCACGTCTTCGCGCACGGCGAGGGCGACGCCCCGATCTCGCGGGCCCGGCTGGCCGAGGAGGCGCGGTTGACCCGGTCGACGTCCTCGCGTCTGGTCGACGCGTTGATCGAGGGGCGGATCCTCGAGGCGCTGCCGCCGGTCAACACCGCCGGCCGCGGGCGTCCGGCCGTGCCGCTGATTCCCGCCCGCAACTCGTACGTCGGGCTCGGGCTGGAGATCGGTGTGGGGCTGCTCGCCGCCCGCCTGGTCGACCTGTCCGGCCGGGTGCTGGCGGAGAGTCTGGACGAGGCTGCCCCGGCGGGGGCGGAGCCCGGCAAGGTGCTGCGGCACCTCGGGGTGATGGTCCGGGAGATCCTCGACGACCTGGCCCCCGGGCTGATCCTGGCCGGGGCGACGCTGTCGGTGCCCGGGCTGGTGGACCGCCGCGACGGGCGGCTGCTGGTGGCCCCGAACCTCGGCTGGACCGACCTCGACCCGTACCCGTTCCTGGCACCGGTGATCGGCCCGCAGGTCGACTTCCACATCGGCAACTCCGCGAATCTTGCCGCCCGCGCGGTCGCCCAGACCCGGCCGGGGTGTCCGGGACCGTGGCCCAGCTTCGTCTACCTGCACGGCGAGATCGGGGTCGGTGCGGCGATCCGGCTGGACGGGCGGGAGTTCCTCGGGGCCCACGGCTGGGCCGGGGAGATCGGCCACATGACCGTCGACCCGGCCGGCCCGGAATGCCGCTGCGGATCCCACGGCTGCCTCGAGCAGTACGTCGGCCGGCTCAGTCTGCTGCAGGCCGCGGGGCTGCCGCCGCGCGCCTCGATCCACACCCTGTCCAGCCGCCTGGAGAGCGGTGAGCCGGTCGCGGTGCAGGCGGTCGATGCCGCCGGGCACGCCCTCGGGTCGGTGCTCTCCAGCGTCGTGAACCTGCTGGACCTGCCCACCCTGATGCTCGGCGGCGATCTGGCAGTGATCGGCGAGCATCTGCGGGGCCCGATCGCCGAGGAGATGAAGCATCGGCTGCTGTCCGATCCGTTGGCCGCGCCAGAGGTGGTGCTCGCCCCGGTCGGCACCGCCCTCGCGGCCACCGGGGCGGCGTACGAGGCGCTCGATCGGGTGATCCTCGAGCCGGCGCGCTGGCTGCACAGTGAGGGGGAGCCGGAGGAGCCCGGCGAGTGCGACGACGCCGACCGGGATGACACTGAGGGCGACACCGGCGGTGACGGCGCCGGCGACCGGGAGGGCATCAACCGGGATGACGACCGGGGCGACGGTCGGCCCGATGGCGATGGCGATGGCGACCGCGACGGGGGCGCCGGCGAGGCGGGCGCCGGCGGGCCTGAGGGGGGCGTGCGGGCGCCCACCGGGCGGGGGCCGCATCCGGCCGGCTCGGTGTGGCGCTAG